The Acidobacteriota bacterium genome contains the following window.
GGATTTTGGCGGCGAATGTTGTGAATGCCGATCTACGGATCGTTGCGATTGTGGCTTTGACATTCACAGTATCCGCGTTCCTCCTTCGTTCGAAATCCGTTGCCACTAGCATTATCCTGGCTGCCTTCGGACTTGCCGGTTTCGCTTCGGCCGTCGCAGAAAAGCGAAGCGTTTCACCCGATCGGCTTAAGATCCTGTTCGACAACGGCACGCTAATTTCCGGCGAACCTGTCGAGGTCGAGGGCGTGCTGCTTGGACGGCCTGAGGCTTCCGTAGAAGGTGCTCTGCTAAACCTAGCCGTCGATCAAATCAAGCAACGAAGTACCGAACGAAAAGCTAGCGGTAAAGTTCGTCTTTACGTCCAGATTGACGATCTCAAATCTCAAATTTCGAATCTCAAATACGGCTCCCGTCTTCGCATCGCTACCAAACTCGAACGCGACAACGAATATCTCAACCCCGGGGTGATCCCAAGACGCGAGATACTTGACCGCCTCGGCGTCGATGCGACGGGGGCGGTGAAGAGCCCTTTGCTTATCGAAAAGATCGCTGACGAGAGCGTTTTCCTGCCGCTAGCTTGGGTTTATGATCAGCGGGCGAGGGTTATCGAAAGCTTTCAGCGGAACCTTAGCGGACCGGCTGCTGGTGTGATGATAGCGAGTTTGTTGGGGAACAAACAGTTTTTGGATAAGGGAACGGCTGACTTTTTTCGAGATGGCGGGACGTTTCATATCCTTGTGATCTCGGGCCTTCATATCACTTTTATTGGCGGTCTGCTGCTGTTATTTCTACGAAAGCTTACGCGGAATCGCTGGCTTCAATTCGGAGTGACGACAACGGTTTTGTGGGCATACACGCTCGCGGTCGGAGCCGATGTTCCGGTCGTTCGTGCGGCTTTAATGTTTACGGTGATGCTGTTTTCCTACTGCATTTACCGGCGGTCGGGGCTGCTGAATTCGCTCGGATCTTGCGGACTGATTTTGCTTGTCTGGCGGCCGTCGGAATTGTTCGATCCTTCGTTTCAACTCACATTCGTCAGCGTTGCGGCGATCGTCGCTGTAGCGTATCCGCTGATCGAGGTGTTGCGAAACATCGGTGGCTGGATGCCCACGAGAGAGCGGCCGTTCCCGCCGAATGTTCCTGCTTGGCTCAAGCGTTTTTGCGAGACAATCTACTGGAGCGAGGATCGTTGGAAGTTCGAATCGAAGCGGCAGATCTGGACCGCTAATATATTCAAATCTCCGATGTTCGAGTCAAAGATCAGGCACGGCGTTCAATTTGTCTTGCAGTATATCTTTGAGGGAATTCTCGTCTCGCTTGTCGTGCAAATCTGCATGCTGCCGCTGTCAGTGGTGTATTTTCATCGCGTTTCGTTGATCTCGGTGGTGCTGAATTTGTGGGTCGGCATCTTCATCGCACTTGAGAGTTTTGCGGCGGTGCTTGGGGTTGTGGCGGGGCAATTTAGCGAGTTACTTGCAGGGGGAATATTCGCGTTTGCCGAGCTTTTTAACTGGCTGATGCTTTTCCTGCCGCGGCTGTTTTCAGATAATAGTTGGCTGAGCTTTCGGCTTCCGGCGTATTCAGGAAATGGCCGATTCGTTTACCTTCTTTTCTTTTTGCCGGTTTCGATCCTCGCTTTCGCATTGAGCAAATGGCGGCCGTTCGATCTCAAACATGAGGGAGCGATCCTCAGCCAAAAAGTGCTTATTCCGACTGCCGCGTCCGTAGCGATACTTGTCCTATTGATCGTATTCCATCCTTTCAGTGCTCCACGCCCGGACGGGCGGCTGCACGTTGATTTTCTCGATGTTGGCCAAGGCGATTCAGCACTGGTCACTTTTCCCGACGGCCGTACAATGCTGGTCGATGGCGGCGGGAAACAGAAATATAAAAGGGCAGATGAAGAAGCCGAAGCGTTCATTCCCGATGCACGCGGCATCGGGGAAGCGGTCGTTTCCGAGTTTCTTTGGCATCGGGGATATTCGCGGATCGACCATATTCTGGCGACGCATGCGGATGCGGATCATATACAGGGATTGACCGAGATTGCCAAGAATTTCAGCGTTGATTCGGCGGTCTTTGGCCGCGTGGTGCCCACCGATCCCGATCTCGCCGAATTGAGCGAGGTATTGCACCGACGCGGAATTCCGGCAGAGACAATCGCTCGCGGCGATGTGATGCAGATGGGCGACGTGAGAGTTGAGGTACTCTATCCTCAGTCCGCTTACGATACGAATACACTCTCAGAGAATAACAATTCCGTTGTGCTCCGGATCGTTTGCGGCAAACGAGCGTTCCTGCTCACAGGCGATATCGAACGCGAAGCCGAGACGCAGATGCTTGCCGGAGAAACCACGCTTGCTTCCGACGTCATAAAAATCCCGCACCACGGAAGCCGGACATCCTCAACGGTCGACTTTGTAAACGCCGTCGCGGCTAAATACGCGGTTATTTCGGTTGGCCGTTCGTCGCCATTTGGGCATCCGCACGCAGAAGTTGTCGATAGATGGAAAGCCGCGGGTGCGAAAGTAACGACAACCGGCGAACGCGGATTGGTCTCGGTTTCGACAGATGGCACTGAGATCGAGGTCAAAACATTCCTTCCTTGAGCCCCAGTGAAACAAGGCCGAAGCGAATACTCCGGCCTTTCTCCACTAAACGTTTATTTTGGCTATTGAGAGATGCCCATGCCGAAATTGGGTTTCCATGCTTCACCTTCTTTCGAGTAAACGGCCATGTACCACTCGGTCGGGACGGGCTGGCCTTCGCATTTGCCATCGGCACCGCCCTTGTAGGTGAGCAGGGTCACGTCCTTCGCGATCGAGACAGACATTGCGTCGGTGAGCGATACGCTCTTGATCTCGCATTTGTTGTCGGTCGACCAATTCTTGATCACGGTGGCACGGTCGCCGAGGCCCTCGCCGCTGACAAATGCAAAGTCCTTGGCAAGGATCGCCTCGAGAGCAGAGATGTCTTTTGCTTTCCACGCTTCCCAGACCTTCCTTTCGATCGCGAGCACCGCTTCGGTCGCCGCGTCAGGCTTAGCCTCTTCCTTCTTGGCATCGTCCTTCTTGGCGGCGGCCTTCGGCGGAGCCTTTGGGTCTATGGCCGGAGTTTCGGCGTAGAATGCTGCTTTCCACTTGTCGCCTTCGCGAACGTAGATGCTCGACGAGTGGACGTTGGCAGGGTTTTTCTTGCCGTCGCAGGTTGCGTCCTGAGCACCCTTAAACGTCAGGATAGCGACGTCGGATCCGACCATCTGCATTTTTTCGTCAGATAGCGAGTAGCTTTTGACCTCACATTTCTGCTCGGTGTACGACTTGACCGATGCGGCCTTGTCCATGCGGCCGCTCGTGCCTAGGCCGACGTATTTGTCCGACGCGTTCTCGACGGTCCATTTGGCGTCGCGATTCTTCCAGGCTTCCCAACCGCCTTTTTCGAGCGTCATCAGTGCCTCCTTGGTCGGGGCCGCAGCGACAGGCTTGGCGGTCGCATTGGCGTTGGCATTGGATGCGTTAGCGTTGTTGGCGGCCGGTTTGTTATCGGCCGGTGCACCGCAGGCGGCAAATAGGGCCGCGGCGGCCAGTGTCATGGTCATCAGTGTGATGCGTTTCATATTTTTCTCCGTAAGATCGTGGCAAAAACCTACCAGGTAGCCGACGTGATGTCGGAACGCCTGTAGGCGAGTAACCGCTGCTGAGATCCGAATTGTGCTAGATCAAAATAACTATACACGGAAAGTGATAAAGCAAACGGCAAGTTTGAAGTTTATTTCCCTTATTGCACGGACCCTGAACGTGACCGGGCTCAAAAAAAGGGAACCGGGCCCAGCCGGTTCCCATGCAAAAACAAGTGCTTCGTTCTACATAGCAGGCGTTTCGAACATGAAGGCCAGTTTCCATGCCTCGCCCTCTTTCACATAAACGGCGGCCTGATAGAGAGGGCCGTTCTTACGGCCGTCGCAGGTGCCGTCTGATGTACCTTTCAGAGTTAGGATCTCGACCGTTGGCGAAATTGCTGAGGCAATACCGTCGGAAACGCCGACCTTGGTAACGCCTTCGCATTTCATCGTTTCGGTCCAGTGTTTGATGACGTTGGCTTTGCCGCTCATCCATGTTCCCGCCGGGTCGACGATCGCCATGTTGCCGGCAAGGACCTCTTCGAATTTCTTAGCATCCTTTGCCTTAAATGCTTCCCAACCCGAAGTGTGGAGCTTGACGAGGGCATCTGTATTCGCACTCGGAGCGGCGGCGGCAGGTTTTGCGGGCTCGTCCTTTTTGGCTTCTGCCTTCTTCGGCTCTTCCTTTTTAGCTTCGGCTTTGGCTGGCGGCGGAGGCGGTAATTTTGGGTCGATGATCAGCGTTTCGCCGTGGAATGCACCCTTCCATTTCTCGCCATCGCGGACGTAAATGCTTGTGGCACGGACCGGGCTTGGCAGTTTCATAGCCTTTCCGTCAGGTCCGGTGCACGAGCCGTCGAATGTGCCTTTGTAGCTCATAACGTAGGTGTCGGCGTTGATCATCGACATCTGCGGGTCTTCGAGATTCCACGTTTTGACGTCGCATTTGAACGATCCGATCTCCCCGAGCATCTCGCCACGGCTCGATCGCCGGCCTTGCTCAAACGAGACGAACTTGTCGGAAAGAAAGCCCTCGAAGAAGGCCTTATCGCCCTTGATCCAGGCTTCGCTGGCCTGCTTGTCCATTGCAAAGAGAGCGTCGGCAGTCGGTGCGGCAGCGACCGGCTTGGCGGTATTTGCGTTCGAAGCGTTGGCGTTATTCGCCGGAGCGTTGTTGGCAGCCGGTGCTCCGCAAGCGGTCAGCATTGCGGCGGCAGCCAAGGTTAAAGTGATCAAACTCTTACGGTTCATATATCTTCTCCATCGGAAAGTGTAAATAGCTGAAAACGTCAACCGTTCCCGCGTGACGGAACAAATTGACCCAACCCCTTTTATAGTCACGTTTTTGCTAATCAGCTTATATGAATATAAGAATTTGTCAAGATATTTCGCGTAGCGGTGGTTTTTGGCGTCCGGCTGCGATCTCTGCGTCTTATCTCAGCGGGCTCTGCGAGGAATATACCTGATTTTACCTAAGCCATTGTCCACGCAGAGTTCGCAAAGTTTGACGCCGAGGCCGCCGAGGTGAGGATCCATTATGAATTAATTTCAGAGTGACCCGCTACCCGCGTGTAAACAAGGGCGATTCGCGAAGTTGGGCCGAGAAAAGACTTTGTAAGACCGAGTTAAAGGGATCGCCCTTACTCACGTGCGGGCTCGTGTTTTATGACGCGGGTGTCTCAAAGACATAGGCGACCTTCCATTCGCCTGCTTCTTTTTGAAAGATCGACGTGCCCCACAGGCTGCCGAGCGGTTTGCCATCGCATTTGCCGGCGGCGGTGCCCTTGTAGGTGAGAATAGCGACGGTTCGTGAGAGCATCGTGGCAGCGGCATCGGACGGAACGGCGGCCTTGATGTCGCATTTGGGTAGCAGCCACGCATCGAGCACGGCGTTCTTGCCGATAGTGACGGTGCCGGTGACGTCGACGAGCGTCAGGTCTTCGGTAACTATCGGTTCCAGGGCGGCACGGTCGCGTGCTTTCCACGCATCCCAGCCCTTTTTCTCGATGGCGAGCAGTTCTGCTGCTGACTTATCGTCCGTTCGAGGCTCGCTCGCCTTAACTGGAGCTTTTTTCGGAGCTGCGGATTTCGGAGCCTTCGGATCAAGTACCGGAACTTCGTTGTGATACGCCGCCTTCCATGTATCGGCATAGCGGACGTATAGCGTTGTGGAGATGACGGGGCTAGGTATCTGTTGCCCGCCGCATTTGCCGTCGACCGCAACTTTGGTGGTCAAAACGATGGCATCGGTGCCGATCGGGGTCATTTTTTCGTCGGAGAGCGTATAGCTCGTGACCTCGCATTTGGTTTCGGTGATCTGCTTGATCTCGCCGGCCTTGTCATAGCGAACGCCGCCGGTGTAAGAGACGAACTTGCTGTCAAGATATTCGTCCCAGAATGCCGCATCGTTATTCTTCCACGCCTCGAACGCCTTTGTTTCCAGCCCGACGAGCAAACCCCTGGTCGGAGCCGCCGCTACAGCCTTCTCTATCTTATTGGCCATCTCAGCGTTGGAATTGACGTTCGCCGAATCACCGCAGCCGGCAAACAAACCAACCGCCGCCGTAAACATAACAAATGCAAGTGTTTTCATCATCACAAGTCTCCACGCACCAAAAAGCACAAAAGCCCGAGGGCTTTTCATACAAAAACCTGTCGAGCGTTCCCCAGTCGTCCTAATTGGGTGTAGTTTAAACACTTATACAACATATTGCAAGGAAAAAGTTTCTACGTGATCTTGGAATTAACGAGCGAGCAAGCAAAAGCTTGATTGTGAACCCCAAGTGGAGTATGCTCACGGAAATTTCCCATTCTGGCAGGTTCAAATGAAAACTTTCTTCTACAGTTTCTCACTCATTGTCGGCCTTCTGCTATTCTCGGATTCGGGAACTGCCCAAAATCAAAAACAAGCTTTGCTTGAGGGCGGTTTGGTGGTTGAGTTTAAGCAACCATCGAATTCGCCGCTGCCGCGTATTCCGCTGAGCGACGAGCCGAATGGTTTTTGGACTTTGAATCTGGACAGACAGGCGGGAAGCAAGCCTATCGAAGGGCCGGATAGGATCCAGGCTGTGTATTTTCTGGGACGGCTTGTTGATGGCAAGGCAGAGCTGACAGTTTCGGTCTTTCGTGGATCGCGGTTTAGAGAATTTGAGGACGTTATCGCCCGTTATACGCTTGAGCGGGGACAGTCGGCGGTCGTTTCTGAGATCGTCAAATACGGATTCGAACCGGTTGCGATCAAGGCTGTACTCGTCGAGAGGTCGATGGTTAAAGTGCCAGTCGTCAATAACCGCAGTACCTCCGTGGGAGTCGATATCTTTCCGGTCCTGCAGCCGATGCCGCGCTATGTGGCGAGATTTACTAATAACTCAACGAAACCAGTTATCGGTTATTCGGCTCGCACGGATAAGGATGACGCGATGAAGGTGTTGTTTCCGGGAATTCTGGATGTTTACGGCAAGCCCCTCATCGAACCCGGCAAAACATACGAACGAATGGTTGCCCCGGAACTGGCTGGCGTTAGGGAGTACAACATAAATGCCATGGTCTTTGCCGACGGTTCGTACGAAGGCGATACTGCTGAGGCAGCCGATCTTTTCGCGATGATGTATGGACGATGCGACAGGCTCGCCAAGCTCATTCCTATCCTGAAACAGGCCGTCGATGCCGCTCCGCAAAGACCGGATGCCGAGGCGTTGATCACTAAGATCAACAGTGAGAAAAGCCCGGTCGCGGCTTCGATCGTCGACGCGTTCAATCTCCGATTCCCAAATGACCACCAGTACAAAGGTGCCGATGACAAACGGTTCACGTCTGCCGGGAGCTTCGTCAAGGCCGACATTGTCGGAGCCCTAAGAAATCTGCAAAAAGCCGGAGTCGGACGTTCGGACGAGGAAGTGAATAGGGCGTTTGCAGCCCTCGTCGGACACTATGAGGGCTGGCTGGCGAGGCTGCCGAAATAAATTCCAATACCAACTAGTGCTTAAAATGCCTGATCCCCGTGAATGCCATGGCTATGCCGTGTTCGTTGGCGGCGGCGATGGATTCTTCGTCTTTGATGGAGCCGCCGGGTTGGATGATGGCTGAGACGCCGAATTTGGCGGCTTCGTCGACGTTGTCGCGGAACGGGAAGAACGCATCGGAAGCGAGGGCCGTGCCTTTTAGCGACAGGTAGAAGCGTTCGGCACGCATGGCGGCTATTCTGACGGAATCCACACGGTTCATCTGCCCGGCACCGACACCGAGCGTTTGGTGTTCGTTGGCGAAGACAATGGCGTTCGATTTCACGTGCTTGCAGACCGTCCAGGCGAGCTGCATGGCGTGGAGTTCGGCTGTCGTCGGTT
Protein-coding sequences here:
- a CDS encoding ComEC/Rec2 family competence protein, which produces MPEDRRPPNFNRNPMLWLGMAFALGILAANVVNADLRIVAIVALTFTVSAFLLRSKSVATSIILAAFGLAGFASAVAEKRSVSPDRLKILFDNGTLISGEPVEVEGVLLGRPEASVEGALLNLAVDQIKQRSTERKASGKVRLYVQIDDLKSQISNLKYGSRLRIATKLERDNEYLNPGVIPRREILDRLGVDATGAVKSPLLIEKIADESVFLPLAWVYDQRARVIESFQRNLSGPAAGVMIASLLGNKQFLDKGTADFFRDGGTFHILVISGLHITFIGGLLLLFLRKLTRNRWLQFGVTTTVLWAYTLAVGADVPVVRAALMFTVMLFSYCIYRRSGLLNSLGSCGLILLVWRPSELFDPSFQLTFVSVAAIVAVAYPLIEVLRNIGGWMPTRERPFPPNVPAWLKRFCETIYWSEDRWKFESKRQIWTANIFKSPMFESKIRHGVQFVLQYIFEGILVSLVVQICMLPLSVVYFHRVSLISVVLNLWVGIFIALESFAAVLGVVAGQFSELLAGGIFAFAELFNWLMLFLPRLFSDNSWLSFRLPAYSGNGRFVYLLFFLPVSILAFALSKWRPFDLKHEGAILSQKVLIPTAASVAILVLLIVFHPFSAPRPDGRLHVDFLDVGQGDSALVTFPDGRTMLVDGGGKQKYKRADEEAEAFIPDARGIGEAVVSEFLWHRGYSRIDHILATHADADHIQGLTEIAKNFSVDSAVFGRVVPTDPDLAELSEVLHRRGIPAETIARGDVMQMGDVRVEVLYPQSAYDTNTLSENNNSVVLRIVCGKRAFLLTGDIEREAETQMLAGETTLASDVIKIPHHGSRTSSTVDFVNAVAAKYAVISVGRSSPFGHPHAEVVDRWKAAGAKVTTTGERGLVSVSTDGTEIEVKTFLP
- a CDS encoding nuclear transport factor 2 family protein, with the protein product MKRITLMTMTLAAAALFAACGAPADNKPAANNANASNANANATAKPVAAAPTKEALMTLEKGGWEAWKNRDAKWTVENASDKYVGLGTSGRMDKAASVKSYTEQKCEVKSYSLSDEKMQMVGSDVAILTFKGAQDATCDGKKNPANVHSSSIYVREGDKWKAAFYAETPAIDPKAPPKAAAKKDDAKKEEAKPDAATEAVLAIERKVWEAWKAKDISALEAILAKDFAFVSGEGLGDRATVIKNWSTDNKCEIKSVSLTDAMSVSIAKDVTLLTYKGGADGKCEGQPVPTEWYMAVYSKEGEAWKPNFGMGISQ
- a CDS encoding nuclear transport factor 2 family protein, which gives rise to MNRKSLITLTLAAAAMLTACGAPAANNAPANNANASNANTAKPVAAAPTADALFAMDKQASEAWIKGDKAFFEGFLSDKFVSFEQGRRSSRGEMLGEIGSFKCDVKTWNLEDPQMSMINADTYVMSYKGTFDGSCTGPDGKAMKLPSPVRATSIYVRDGEKWKGAFHGETLIIDPKLPPPPPAKAEAKKEEPKKAEAKKDEPAKPAAAAPSANTDALVKLHTSGWEAFKAKDAKKFEEVLAGNMAIVDPAGTWMSGKANVIKHWTETMKCEGVTKVGVSDGIASAISPTVEILTLKGTSDGTCDGRKNGPLYQAAVYVKEGEAWKLAFMFETPAM
- a CDS encoding nuclear transport factor 2 family protein produces the protein MMKTLAFVMFTAAVGLFAGCGDSANVNSNAEMANKIEKAVAAAPTRGLLVGLETKAFEAWKNNDAAFWDEYLDSKFVSYTGGVRYDKAGEIKQITETKCEVTSYTLSDEKMTPIGTDAIVLTTKVAVDGKCGGQQIPSPVISTTLYVRYADTWKAAYHNEVPVLDPKAPKSAAPKKAPVKASEPRTDDKSAAELLAIEKKGWDAWKARDRAALEPIVTEDLTLVDVTGTVTIGKNAVLDAWLLPKCDIKAAVPSDAAATMLSRTVAILTYKGTAAGKCDGKPLGSLWGTSIFQKEAGEWKVAYVFETPAS